A single genomic interval of Eleutherodactylus coqui strain aEleCoq1 chromosome 3, aEleCoq1.hap1, whole genome shotgun sequence harbors:
- the ACTR2 gene encoding actin-related protein 2, whose amino-acid sequence MDSQGRKVVVCDNGTGFVKCGYAGSNFPEHIFPALVGRPVIRSTAKVGNIEIKDLMVGDEASELRSMLEVNYPMENGIVRNWDDMKHLWDYTFGPEKLNIDTRDCKILLTEPPMNPTKNREKIVEVMFETYQFSGVYVAIQAVLTLYAQGLLTGVVVDSGDGVTHICPVYEGFSLPHLTRRLDIAGRDITRYLIKLLLLRGYAFNHSADFETVRMIKEKLCYVGYNIEQEQKLALETTVLVESYTLPDGRVIKVGGERFEAPEALFQPHLINVEGVGVAELLFNTIQAADIDTRPEFYKHIVLSGGSTMYPGLPSRLERELKQLYLERVLKGDVEKLSKFKIRIEDPPRRKHMVFLGGAVLADIMKDKDNFWMTRQEYEEKGVRVLEKLGVTVR is encoded by the exons TTTGTGAAATGTGGCTACGCCGGCTCCAACTTTCCGGAGCACATTTTCCCGGCTCTGGTTGGGCGACCCGTTATCCGTTCTACTGCCAAAGTGGGAAACATCGAGATCAAG GACCTCATGGTTGGCGATGAAGCCAGCGAGTTGCGTTCAATGCTGGAAGTGAACTATCCCATGGAGAATGGCATCGTGCGGAACTGGGATGACATGAAGCACTTGTGGGACTACACGTTCGGACCTGAGAAATTGAACATCGACACCAGAGACTGTAAAATCCTTTTAACTGAGCCGCCAATGAACCCAACCAAAAACAGAGAGAAGATTGTGGAG GTGATGTTTGAGACTTACCAGTTTTCAGGTGTTTACGTGGCTATCCAGGCTGTTCTTACACTGTATGCACAAG GTTTGTTGACTGGCGTCGTGGTGGATTCTGGTGATGGAGTCACCCACATCTGTCCTGTATATGAAGGCTTCTCTCTGCCTCACCTCACCAGGAGGCTAGATATTGCCGGCAGGGATATTACCCGCTATCTGATCAAG TTGCTGCTTCTGCGTGGATACGCATTCAATCACTCGGCAGATTTCGAAACTGTTCGCATGATCAAGGAGAAGCTCTGCTATGTCGGATATAATATAGAACAAGAGCAAAAGCTGGCATTGGAGACTACGGTGCTGGTGGAGTCCTACACA CTTCCAGATGGCCGGGTTATTAAAGTGGGTGGAGAACGCTTCGAAGCCCCGGAAGCTCTGTTCCAGCCGCATCTTATCAACGTAGAAGGCGTTGGCGTCGCTGAGCTGCTCTTCAACACCATCCAGGCAGCTGATATTGATACTCG gcCAGAGTTCTACAAGCACATCGTGCTGTCCGGAGGCTCCACCATGTACCCAGGCCTGCCGTCTCGTCTGGAGAGGGAACTTAAACAGCTCTACTTAGAAAGAGTCCTAAAGGGAGATGTCGAGAAATTATCG AAATTCAAGATTCGCATTGAAGACCCTCCCCGTCGTAAGCACATGGTATTCCTGGGGGGCGCAGTGTTAGCAGATATCATGAAAGACAAAGACAACTTCTGGATGACCAGGCAGGAGTACGAGGAGAAGGGCGTCCGCGTGCTGGAGAAGCTTGGTGTGACTGTCCGATAA